The following are encoded together in the Cololabis saira isolate AMF1-May2022 chromosome 5, fColSai1.1, whole genome shotgun sequence genome:
- the tbc1d2b gene encoding TBC1 domain family member 2B: MHEEEDEANSSTASRLMAFKSVDVAEIEGSKEQASKLCGYLNKLSGKGPLRGYKPRWFVHDPRKCYLYYFKTPQDVLPLGHIEIGDASFVYDAEGEEGQFEVRTADKEFFLKAPSRQVMHYWLQQLQQKRWEYSSTRSTGQRDSWSSPTMVYPPTGLVGQDNDGFIFEKTSESMEKVRSDLAMETETDVGGLVGIQSARGPSMPNFSLRNIGTELRNSMSILRPRAGENRRSVFYTNNSSSEEWEMVDAPPKDFPEHKPHPETHRHSFGSAFTFDFVRNSSRPKKPLLRDMMGSTRFGRGGDARGSENSAAECNGSKPPDVQLRLQSQQEELSQMQQEQVQLREELASHKELVRLLQQTLRTYQCDRPTVRCAPADAPADAPADAPVPAASDQSQAKEEVETLLRERDGQIQSLCGHMERLSLEKDSLQQELKGLKVKVGDINDQLGMMMETIQAKDEVIMKLSQQSLEQSGNPDGAGSSPPPLREQQELDILKDSLQGYKSQNKFLNKEILELTMLRRNTENREKALEAKCTALEAKLCQVESKYLVLLQEVKTPVCSSAEQSPAREVISRLLEDALQAECTDQQEHLIFKPSTVSEYDVYGFKTVPEEEEEEERLVAKVRALELKSLSMTDQEVSVGVKWENFLASTMNRDLVRSPELKALIRCGVPHKHRSQVWRSCVSFHVKKFRDPPSAPGYYEDLLNVAREKPNPASKQIELDLMRTLPNNKHYSSTSASGIQKLRNVLVAFSWRNPDIGYCQGLNRLAAIALLYLDEEDAFWSLIAIVEVFMPRDYYTKTLLGSQVDQRVFKDLMNEKLPRLHAHFEQHKVDFSLITFNWFLVVFVDSVVSDILFKIWDAFLFEGPKIIFRFALALFKYKEEEFLKLQDSTAIFKYLRCFTRTILDSRKLMSIAFVDMNPFPMRQIQNRRSFHLEKVRLELTELEAIRQTFLKERETSQDRRSFVSDDEEDN; encoded by the exons ATGCacgaagaggaggatgaagcaAACTCCTCCACGGCCTCCCGGCTCATGGCCTTCAAGTCCGTGGATGTGGCCGAGATAGAGGGCTCGAAGGAGCAGGCCTCCAAACTGTGCGGGTACCTGAACAAGCTGTCCGGCAAGGGCCCGCTGAGGGGCTACAAGCCGCGCTGGTTCGTGCACGATCCTCGCAAATGTTACTTGTATTACTTCAAGACTCCCCAGGACGTGCTGCCGCTGGGACACATCGAGATCGGGGATGCGAGCTTCGTGTACGACGCGGAGGGCGAGGAGGGCCAGTTCGAGGTCCGCACGGCCGACAAGGAGTTCTTCTTGAAG GCCCCCAGCAGGCAGGTGATGCATTACTggctccagcagctgcagcagaaacgtTGGGAGTACAGCAGCACAAGAAGCACCGGCCAGAGAGACAGCTGGAGCTCCCCGACGATGGTTTATCCTCCCACCGGCCTCGTGGGCCAAGATAACG ACGGCTTCATCTTCGAGAAGACGAGTGAGAGCATGGAGAAGGTCCGCAGTGACCTGGCCATGGAGACGGAGACGGATGTTGGAGGACTGGTGGGGATCCAGTCGGCCAGGGGGCCGTCGATGCCCAACTTCTCCCTGAGAAACATCGGGACAGAACTCAG GAACTCCATGTCTATTCTTCGGCCCAGAGCAGGTGAGAACAGGCGCAGCGTGTTTTACACCAACAACAGCAGCTCGGAGGAGTGGGAGATGGTGGACGCTCCACCCAAGGACTTccctgaacacaaaccccatCCAGAGACGCACCGAC ATTCTTTTGGGTCAGCGTTCACCTTTGATTTCGTGCGAAACTCCTCCCGGCCTAAGAAGCCTCTGCTCAGAGACATGATGGGATCGACGAGGTTCGGGCGCGGCGGTGACGCGCGCGGCTCGGAGAACTCGGCGGCGGAGTGCAACGGCAGCAAGCCTCCAGACGTGCAGCTCCGCCTGCAGAGCCAGCAGGAGGAGCTGAGCCAGATGCAGCAGGAGCAGGTCCAACTCAGAGAAGAGCTGGCCAGCCACAAG GAGCTGGTGAGGCTTTTGCAGCAGACTCTGAGAACCTACCAGTGTGACAGACCCACGGTGCGCTGTGCACCTGCAGACGCACCTGCAGACGCCCCTGCAGACGCACCTGTACCTGCCGCCTCGGACCAGAGCCAAGCCAAGGAGGAGGTGGAGACGCTGCTCCGGGAGCGAGACGGACAGATCCAGTCGTTGTGCGGCCACATGGAGCGTCTCAGCCTGGAGAAGGACAGTCTCCAGCAAGAGCTGAAGGGCCTGAAAGTCAAGGTGGGGGATATTAACGACCAGCTGGGGATGATGATGGAGACCATCCAGGCCAAGGACGAGGTGATCATGAAGCTGTCGCAGCAGAGCCTGGAGCAGAGCGGGAACCCGGATGGTGCCGGTTCGTCACCGCCGCCGCTCAGAGAACAACAGGAGCTGGACATCCTGAAG gaCAGCCTTCAAGGCTACAAATCCCAGAACAAGTTCCTGAACAAAGAGATCCTTGAGCTGACAATGTTGCGCAGAAACACGGAGAACAGAGAAAAGGCTCTAGAAGCGAAG TGCACGGCTCTGGAGGCCAAGCTGTGCCAGGTGGAGAGTAAATATCTGGTGCTGCTTCAGGAGGTGAAGACCCCGGTGTGCTCCTCGGCGGAGCAGAGCCCTGCACGGGAGGTCATTTCCAGGTTGTTGGAGGACGCGCTGCAGGCAGAGTGCACCGACCAACAGGAGCACCTCATCTTCAAACCCAGCACCGTCAG CGAGTATGACGTGTACGGCTTCAAGACGGTAcctgaagaagaggaggaggaagagaggctgGTCGCTAAGGTGAGAGCCCTGGAGCTCAAGTCCCTGTCCATGACGGATCAGGAGGTTTCCGTCGGCGTCAAGTGGGAGAACTTTCTGGCCAGCACCATGAACAGAGACCTGGTCCGCTCGCCGGAGCTCAAGGCCCTGATCCGCTGCGGCGTGCCGCATAAGCACCGCTCCCAGGTGTGGCGCTCCTGCGTCTCCTTCCACGTCAAAAAGTTCCGGGACCCTCCTTCGGCTCCCGGTTACTATGAAGACTTGTTGAACGTGGCGCGAGAGAAGCCGAACCCGGCTTCCAAGCAGATCGAGTTGGACTTAATGCGCACTTTGCCCAACAACAAGCACTACTCCTCCACGAGCGCAAGCGGGATCCAGAAGCTCAGGAACGTCCTGGTGGCTTTCTCCTGGAGGAACCCGGACATCGGTTACTGCCAGGGACTAAACAG GTTAGCAGCAATCGCCTTACTCTATTTAGATGAAGAGGATGCCTTTTGGAGCCTTATAGCCATCGTAGAGGTCTTCATGCCCAGAGACTATTACACCAAGACTCTGCTTGGCTCTCAG GTGGACCAACGTGTGTTTAAGGACCTGATGAATGAGAAGCTGCCGCGCCTCCACGCCCACTTCGAGCAGCACAAGGTCGATTTCTCCCTCATCACCTTCAACTGGTTCCTGGTGGTGTTTGTCGACAGTGTGGTCAGCGACATCCTTTTCAAGATCtgggatgcttttctgtttgaAGGACCAAAG ATCATATTTCGATTTGCTCTCGCTCTCTTCAAGTACAAAGAGGAAGAGTTTCTGAAGCTGCAGGATTCCACAGCCATCTTCAAATATCTGAGATGCTTCACACGCACGATCCTGGATTCAAG GAAGCTGATGAGCATCGCCTTCGTGGACATGAACCCGTTCCCGATGAGGCAGATCCAGAACCGTCGCTCATTCCACCTGGAGAAGGTCCGGCTGGAGCTGACGGAGCTGGAGGCCATCAGACAGACCTTCCTCAAGGAGAGGGAGACCAGTCAGGACAGGCGCAGCTTCGTCAGTGACGATGAGGAGGACAACTGA